A DNA window from Enoplosus armatus isolate fEnoArm2 chromosome 9, fEnoArm2.hap1, whole genome shotgun sequence contains the following coding sequences:
- the setd2 gene encoding histone-lysine N-methyltransferase SETD2 produces the protein MGEPCDLKHFVKEEGSGASVKVEGLSKAALIKSLSPRVMLSNHLLPKGTKMKVNLEDQGRQKVSFSFAPTKKTLQSPFFIPASPDKSAEPLPALSPSTSDKGGQDTDCKTEQKQTPMVPTSIADTQSETPVSSATKPKTDLAKMHFKKQILSVSVTEEKPTSIVPEEPHSSELQILQTSTSKSVTEFPTPQPQNVVSVCPSENTHIEASETRVTPCLKKPTASSGKDGESSSSAEQDSKVHKRKTRSQSDSAPPGSESDGDSVHMSSSRKSDSKSRTNSDSRSKEVKKSSSGSHVEEKEKSSSKRSENHERSSSYSKSDRDSRHTSLRSSRSDKDRRRSRSRSRSRSRGSRTSSSHSRSERSRGDRGSRSERSYYHDSDRRSHRSSPRRERRRSRSRTDRTRDSSDSEDDHRKTRTRTSDSSRSSTHASSHKESKSSSYSKCEKASKSADSPQSSELDKRTQSSKSERTSKRLLDSDSQRKCSPDLDSSYRKSSSYHKSETNSKSSSSSIHIHSQTYDKRQKSSSSDSEADHKGKSQASDKSSGSEENCKNSQKKSSRPDSKQMTPSRSVKTSGHDRQSNDIFHSTGKAPSCTNATESCSQSDKEKSDSQQGGNEHSNQDFKEMVSCTDKSLQELPSKRSKETKSGLEDENENASAITSSESLKHVNAALENLTNVKDSLSSNNRLHVNTNAAVLNSCSSNDGIMCSQDKKVIDCSLGPKSLLDTADIPVTHDVQQNTKPEIVELNMVSTVDKQCGVLLKSDSSCLDSENQLTLEQQNTDTVKKSNSTTKKSRWDIVGQDTSESDNSQRTLCAESKLTVKKVISVKKIEFSKDNNQQDSDINDTIQQEAELHSELVKQIEISKEEVGSDSTSMTDKYKDQSDPSQANTSIDHCDLKLKKTNTDEPLHINDTSQFDKVANMQSWNGHEEKESAHRSKLSKRTSLNQDALGGQSEASDSDNSEYDSDCDEAIKRLHSVVVVPKNSSLTMDTQDTGASPCTPMNSSELQNANIAADPNISEVPKQRQGSPSTAFVEISGPCAGVNDLSNSIMLCQSQSNMIDSTSHSEGSSSIHAQPYMAGHISAHGSATDPPVHSLDNSRQCEQGHKQHNVSSRGERMYSHYQHDDFSNSDNINDKNGFSLGWDFSQPELPSSTYQQPDSSHEPQLLNTKLTGTSPKEHEHMQSNASWNHQSPNLQTSRQPYLHVREHYHDPAGEIHPDSLTNDHDDYSGHKLSNLSKTAVECSGPNTPGSSSFVQGHEISSNSRGSAVPDPPREDSFRPHRGRGPPKKRRPEIESDSDNEAEAGPAGKRERQGDTDLSKEAHVKAEVHRPSLTLQDFQDSNKWRESSKSKKMPPYFDLIEENLYLTERKKSKSHRDIKRMQCECPVLPREERSRGVFACGEDCLNRLLMIECSSRCLNGAYCSNRRFQMKQHADFDVILTEDKGWGLRAAKDLTPNTFVLEYCGEVLDHKEFKTRVKEYARNKNIHYYFMSLKNNEIIDATLKGNCSRFMNHSCEPNCETQKWTVNGQLRVGFFTTKAVPAGTELTFDYQFQRYGKEAQKCFCGAPSCRGFLGGENRVSVRAAGGKMKKDRSRKSALTTVDEELEALLENGEGLYDEKQVVSLCRLMVRVETMEQKLIFLKLIQDTQNPSCLKQFLDHHGLSLLWIFMVELSEAKGNSANNIKLQLEIMKTLAVLPISTKNMLEESRVLTFIQRWAQTKTLPQPAEMDGYSSENTSRAQTPLNTPDGSSTKLGPELDGDTSKPAVYRPLKIISENSLDSALSDASKASDGKEEEEEEDDEEEDESSHAGLPDGKQLKEDPVCEAADPTKGTMEESVKEEKQEETGLSSSSQHQIQTEEVEEKMELDLEKEIEMKEDTSEGQTDELEGSKEPCEEQESAEEQTSQAVTEKAELEEDQPTVEVLEPEGLSILTDVPDLPPEQPSENMEAQAETQEAEKPPPDSEAQSGESTTDAAPSSETPEASIPSEVISAPVDPSVIGTPSQDEEEGVSDVESERSQEPQLSALDISGMAARLLESWKDLKEVYRIPKKSQVEKEANDRSRDRDTALTPRTTSGSREREREREKERERDRDRDYDRDRDRDWDRDRDRDRDRDRDRDRDRDRDRDRDRDRDRVSDKTPRSTERRRRRSASPPPSSYERSSRRTEERFDPSNSNKTPRGTGGKERNKLSTEERRKLFEQEVAQREAQKQQQLQQQQHQQLQTMAYDPALAYASSPGFITYPPGYPIQTFVDPSNPNAGKVLLPTPAVEPTMTYEQTPPQRLISDLGLTSPSSSSQATPVSNLAQHITTTNLTTGSSQQYAQPAVATQDAGVAVLSVPAQAAPPVQGQQSYTTLWDPTTQQAVTVQTQPAQQYATAPAPPQTQTAIYYQGQPCQTIYSIPTAYSQANTPVIQAYTEPTASYLHGQPVYPGHQQGVVVQQGGTVTTIVTSQTVQQEMIVPNNVIDLPPPSPPKPKTIVLPPNWKVARDPEGKIYYYHIVTRQTQWDPPTWDGSSDNTSVDHESEMDLGTPTYDENPSKFSTKTAEADTSSELAKKSKETFRKEMSQFIVQCLNPYRKPDCKLGRISNTEDFKHLARKLTHGVMNKELKACNNPEDLECNENVKHKTKEYIKKYMQRFGSVYRPKEDTEVY, from the exons ATGGGGGAACCTTGTGACCTTAAGCACTTCGTAAA agaggaggggagtggtGCCTCG GTGAAGGTGGAGGGTCTATCCAAGGCAGCTCTAATCAAAAGCCTGTCTCCCAGAGTCATGCTATCCAACCATCTCCTGCCTAAAGGGACCAAGATGAAGGTCAACCTAGAGGATCAGGGTCGTCAGAAAGTGTCCTTCAGCTTCGCACCGACCAAGAAGACACTGCAGAGCCCGTTCTTCATCCCTGCCAGCCCTGACAAGTCTGCTGAACCTCTCCCTGCTTTGTCACCGTCGACCTCAGACAAAGGCGGGCAGGATACAGACTGCAAAACTGAGCAAAAGCAGACACCTATGGTGCCAACATCAATAGCAGACACACAGTCTGAAACACCGGTCTCCTCAGCCACTAAACCGAAAACGGACTTAGCTAAGATGCATTTCAAGAAGCAAattctcagtgtctctgtgactGAAGAGAAACCAACATCTATTGTGCCAGAGGAGCCGCACTCCTCTGAATTGCAGATTCTGCAGACATCAACAAGTAAGAGTGTAACTGAATTCCCAACACCCCAGCCTCAGAATGTCGTCAGTGTCTGCCCCTCTGAGAATACTCACATTGAAGCCTCTGAGACAAGGGTAACCCCTTGCCTCAAGAAGCCAACTGCTTCCTcaggaaaagatggagagagttCCAGCAGTGCTGAGCAGGACAGTAAGGTACACAAAAGGAAAACTAGGTCCCAATCTGATAGTGCTCCCCCTGGCTCAGAATCTGATGGAGATTCAGTCCATATGTCTTCCAGTCGCAAATCAGACTCCAAAAGTAGAACGAACTCTGACAGCAGAAGCAAAGAGGTAAAAAAGTCTTCCTCTGGTTCACATgtagaagagaaggaaaaaagttCCTCTAAGCGGTCAGAGAATCATGAAAGATCTTCTAGTTACTCCAAATCAGACCGTGATTCGAGGCACACATCTTTACGCTCATCTCGATCAGATAAAGATCGCAGAAGGTCCAGGTCTAGATCACGGTCCAGATCAAGAGGGTCTCGAACAAGTTCATCTCACTCCAGGTCAGAGAGATCCCGAGGTGACAGAGGATCCCGCTCTGAAAGGTCATACTATCATGATTCTGATCGGAGATCACACAGGAGTTCTCcacgcagagagagaagacgTTCTCGTTCTCGCACCGACAGAACTCGGGACAGTTCTGACTCTGAGGATGACCATAGGAAgacaaggacaaggacaagTGACTCCAGTAGGTCGTCCACCCATGCAAGCTCACATAAAGAGTCAAAATCTTCTTCCTACTCAAAATGTGAGAAAGCCTCTAAATCCGCAGATTCTCCTCAGTCCTCAGAGTTAGATAAAAGAACACAATCATCCAAGTCTGAAAGGACTTCAAAGCGACTATTAGACTCTGATTCCCAGCGCAAGTGCTCTCCTGATCTGGACTCCAGTTACCGTAAATCTAGCTCCTATCACAAGTCAGAAACCAACAGCAAATCCTCTTCTTCCAGTATCCATATCCACTCTCAAACATATGATAAACGCCAAAAAAGCAGCTCTAGTGACTCTGAGGCAGATCATAAAGGAAAATCACAGGCCTCTGACAAAAGCTCTGGCTCGGAGGAGAACTGTAAAAACTCCCAGAAGAAATCCAGTAGGCCAGACTCAAAACAAATGACCCCTTCTAGATCTGTGAAAACTAGCGGACATGATAGACAATCAAATGACATATTTCACAGCACTGGCAAAGCACCATCATGTACAAATGCCACAGAATCCTGTTCTCAGAGTGATAAAGAAAAATCTGATTCCCAACAAGGTGGAAATGAACATAGTAATCAGGATTTTAAGGAGATGGTCTCATGCACTGATAAGAGTCTGCAAGAATTGCCCTCCAAGAgatcaaaagaaacaaaatcaggTCTTGAAGATGAGAATGAAAATGCCTCAGCTATAACCTCAAGTGAAAGCCTAAAGCATGTAAATGCCGCCCTGGAAAACTTGACCAATGTGAAGGATAGCCTTTCTTCTAATAACCGACTACATGTGAACACAAATGCAGCTGTCTTAAATTCGTGCAGTAGTAATGATGGTATAATGTGCAGCCAGGACAAGAAAGTTATTGACTGTTCACTAGGACCAAAGTCCTTGCTTGATACAGCAGATATACCTGTCACACATGATGTCCAGCAGAACACTAAACCAGAGATTGTTGAGCTGAATATGGTTTCGACAGTCGACAAGCAGTGTGGTGTGCTGCTCAAATCTGATTCATCATGTCTGGACTCTGAGAATCAGCTGACACTTGAACAGCAAAATACGGATACTGTGAAAAAGAGCAACAGTACTACCAAAAAGTCCCGATGGGATATTGTTGGGCAGGACACCTCAGAGAGTGATAATTCACAGAGGACACTTTGTGCAGAGAGTAAGCTTACTGTTAAAAAAGTGATCTCTGTCAAGAAAATTGAGTTTTCTAAAGACAATAACCAACAAGACTCTGACATTAATGATACTATTCAGCAAGAAGCTGAACTACATTCCGAACTGGTGAAGCAGATTGAGATCTCTAAAGAGGAAGTCGGCTCAGACAGCACATCTATGACCGATAAATACAAAGACCAAAGTGACCCTTCACAAGCGAACACCAGCATTGACCACTGTgacttaaaactgaaaaaaacaaacacagatgagcCTCTGCACATAAATGATACATCACAGTTCGACAAAGTGGCAAACATGCAGAGTTGGAATGGTCatgaagaaaaggagagtgCTCACAGGAGCAAATTGAGTAAGAGAACATCACTTAATCAGGATGCATTAGGAGGACAGAGTGAGGCCAGTGATAGTGACAACTCGGAGTATGACTCTGATTGCGACGAGGCTATAAAACGATTGCactctgtggtggtggtgccAAAGAATTCTTCCCTAACAATGGATACACAGGACACGGGAGCTTCCCCATGCACTCCAATGAATAGTTCAGAACTGCAGAATGCTAATATAGCAGCTGACCCGAATATCAGTGAAGTCCCAAAACAAAGGCAGGGGAGTCCTTCCACTGCATTTGTGGAGATCAGTGGTCCATGTGCTGGTGTAAACGATTTATCCAATAGCATTATGTTGTGTCAATCCCAGAGTAATATGATTGATAGCACCAGTCACTCTGAGGGTTCCAGCTCCATCCATGCCCAGCCTTACATGGCTGGTCATATCAGTGCCCATGGTAGTGCCACAGATCCTCCTGTCCATAGCCTTGATAATTCCAGACAGTGTGAGCAAGGGCACAAACAGCATAATGTAAGCAGCAGAGGTGAAAGGATGTACTCCCATTACCAACATGACGATTTCTCCAATTCTGACAATATTAATGACAAGAATGGATTCAGCCTGGGTTgggatttttcacaaccagAACTACCTAGTAGTACATACCAGCAGCCTGATAGCAGTCATGAGCCACAGTTACTGAACACTAAACTGACAGGAACCTCTCCCAAGGAACATGAGCACATGCAGAGTAATGCCTCCTGGAACCACCAATCCCCAAACCTGCAGACTAGCAGACAACCTTACCTCCATGTGCGTGAACATTATCATGATCCTGCAGGTGAAATCCATCCTGACTCCCTAACTAATGACCATGACGACTACAGTGGGCATAAGCTATCTAATCTTAGTAAAACAGCTGTTGAATGCAGTGGACCTAACACTCCTGGGTCATCAAGCTTTGTACAAGGTCATGAAAtaagcagcaacagcaggggCTCTGCTGTTCCTGACCCCCCTAGAGAAGACAGTTTTAGACCCCACAGAGGCCGGGGCCCTCCCAAGAAAAGGCGTCCTGAGATTGAGTCCGATTCAGACAATGAGGCAGAAGCTGGACCTGCAGGCAAGAGGGAGCGTCAAGGAGATACTGACCTTTCTAAGGAAGCTCATGTCAAAGCTGAGGTGCACCGACCATCACTCACTCTGCAGGACTTTCAAGACTCCAATAAATGGAGAGAGTCGTCAAAGTCCAAGAAGATGCCCCCTTACTTTGACTTGATTGAGGAGAACCTGTACCTGACTGAGAG AAAGAAGAGCAAATCTCATCGAGATATCAAGAGAATGCAATGTGAGTGCCCAGTGCTGCCCAGAGAGGAGCGTTCAAGGGGAGTATTCGCATGCGGGGAAGACTGTTTAAACCGGCTGCTGATGATTGAGTG CTCCTCACGGTGCCTGAATGGAGCATACTGCTCTAATCGACGCTTTCAGATGAAACAACATGCAGACTTCGATGTTATCCTCACAGAAGACAAGGGCTGGGGACTACGGGCAGCTAAAGACTTGACTCC AAACACCTTTGTACTGGAGTACTGCGGGGAGGTATTGGACCACAAGGAGTTCAAAACAAGGGTGAAAGAATATGCGCGCAATAAGAACATCCACTACTACTTCATGTCTCTAAAGAATAATGAG ATCATTGATGCAACGCTGAAGGGTAATTGCTCTCGGTTTATGAACCATAGCTGCGAGCCCAACTGTGAGACCCAAAAG TGGACTGTCAATGGCCAGCTTAGAGTTGGGTTCTTCACCACCAAGGCTGTCCCTGCAGGAACTGAACTGACATTTGATTACCAGTTCCAGAGATACGG CAAAGAAGCACAGAAATGCTTCTGTGGAGCACCCAGCTGCAGAGGCTTCCTGGGTGGGGAGAACAGAGTTAGTGTTCGGGCAGCTGGTGGGAAGATGAAGAAAGACCGCAGTCGAAAGAGTGCTCTCACCACG GTTgatgaggagctggaggcctTACTGGAGAATGGAGAAGGCCTGTATGATGAAAAACAGGTGGTGTCTCTCTGCAGACTAATGGTTCGAGTGGAAACCATGGAGCAGAAACTCATCTTCCTCAAGCTCATACAA GATACTCAAAATCCGTCATGCCTGAAGCAGTTCCTGGACCATCATGGATTGTCTTTGCTGTGGATCTTCATGGTGGAGCTTTCTGAAGCTAAAGGGAACAGTGCCAATAACATCAAACTGCAGTTAGAG ATTATGAAGACCTTGGCTGTGCTGCCTATCTCTACTAAGAACATGTTGGAGGAGAGCAGAGTCCTGACCTTTATTCAGCGATGGGCCCAGACAAAAACTCTCCCCCAGCCTGCTGAGATGGATGGCTACTCCAGTGAGAACACCTCCCGTGCTCAAACACCCCTCAACACTCCTGATGGTTCGTCCACCAAACTGGGACCAGAATTGGATGGTGACACCTCCAAACCTGCTGTGTACCGCCCCCTTAAGATCATCAGTGAAAACAGTCTAGACAGTGCACTCTCTGACGCTAGCAAAGCATCTGatgggaaggaggaagaggaggaggaggatgatgaggaagaagatgaatCCTCACATGCGGGACTTCCTGATGGCAAACAGTTGAAGGAAGACCCAGTGTGTGAAGCTGCAGATCCAACGAAAGGAACGATGGAAGAGTcagtgaaagaggagaaacaggaagagacagggtTGAGTTCAAGCAGTCAACACCAAATTCAAACTGAGGAGGTAGAAGAAAAAATGGAGTTGGATTTGGAGAAGgaaattgaaatgaaagaggaCACGAGTGAGGGTCAGACGGATGAACTTGAGGGGTCAAAAGAGCCTTGTGAAGAACAGGAGAGTGCGGAGGAGCAGACTAGTCAGGCAGTGACAGAAAAGGCTGAACTAGAAGAAGACCAGCCCACCGTTGAAGTTCTCGAGCCAGAGGGTCTGTCCATCCTAACGGATGTTCCTGATCTTCCACCTGAGCAGCCATCAGAGAATATGGAAGCCCAGGCAGAGACACAAGAGGCTGAGAAACCTCCACCTGACAGTGAGGCCCAATCTGGTGAATCTACCACTGATGCTGCCCCAAGCTCTGAGACCCCAGAGGCCAGTATACCCTCTGAGGTCATATCAGCCCCTGTGGACCCATCAGTGATAGGAACTCCTTctcaggatgaagaggaaggtgTCTCAGATGTGGAGAGTGAGAGGAGTCAGGAGCCCCAACTCAGTGCTTTGGACATTAGTGGCATGGCTGCCAGGCTTCTGGAAAGCTGGAAGGATCTTAAG GAGGTGTACAGAATACCAAAGAAGAGTCAGGTGGAAAAGGAAGCAAATG ATCGCAGCCGAGATCGAGACACTGCTTTGACGCCACGCACCACTTCTGGTAGCCGAGAACGTGAAAGGGAgcgagagaaggagagggaacgTGACAGAGACCGAGATTATGATAGAGACAGGGATCGAGActgggacagggacagggacagggacagagacagagacagagacagggacagagacagggacagagacagagatcgGGACCGTGACCGGGACCGAGTCTCTGACAAAACTCCTCGCAGCACTGAGAGACGAAGGAGACGCTCCGCTTCTCCACCACCCTCGTCCTATGAGAGGAGCAGCCGACGCACTGAGGAACG GTTTGACCCATCTAACAGCAACAAGACACCAAGGGGAACTGGTGGCAAGGAGCGCAACAAGCTGTCCACAGAGGAGCGCAGGAAGCTGTTCGAGCAGGAGGTAGCTCAGCGGGAAGcccagaaacaacaacagcttcaacagcagcagcaccagcagcttcAAACTATGGCTTATGATCCTGCTCTGGCCTATGCCTCCAGCCCTGGCTTCATCACATACCCTCCTGGATATCCCATCCAGACCTTTGTGGATCCCTCCAATCCAAATGCAGGAAAAGTACTGCTACCTACCCCTGCGGTTGAGCCCACCATGACCTATGAACAGACGCCTCCCCAGCGTCTTATCTCAGACTTGGGACTgacctctccatcctcctcttcccagGCCACTCCAGTCTCTAATCTCGCTCAgcacatcaccaccaccaacctCACCACTGGCAGCTCTCAGCAGTATGCCCAGCCAGCTGTAGCAACCCAGGACGCAGGCGTAGCTGTCCTCTCTGTACCTGCCCAGGCAGCCCCTCCGGTACAGGGCCAGCAGAGCTACACCACCCTCTGGGATCCCACCACTCAGCAGGCAGTGACTGTGCAGACGCAGCCTGCACAGCAGTATGCCACAGCCCCAGCGCCGCCTCAGACACAGACGGCCATCTATTACCAGGGCCAGCCATGCCAAACTATCTACAGCATCCCCACCGCCTACTCTCAGGCCAACACTCCTGTCATACAG GCATACACTGAACCCACAGCCAGCTACCTGCATGGCCAACCTGTGTATCCTGGTCATCAGCAGGGAGTGGTGGTGCAGCAGGGCGGCACAGTCACCACCATCGTCACATCCCAAACTGTCCAACAG GAAATGATTGTACCCAACAATGTGATAGacctgcctcctccctctccccctaAACCCAAAACTATCGTCCTACCTCCCAACTGGAAAGTGGCCCGGGACCCCGAAGGAAAGATCTACTACTACCATATTGTCACAAG GCAAACACAGTGGGACCCTCCAACCTGGGACGGAAGTAGCGACAACACTAGTGTGGACCATGAATCTGAGATGGACCTGGGAACGCCCACCTATGATGAGAATCCTTCCAAG TTCTCCACAAAGACAGCTGAAGCAGACACTTCCAGTGAACTGGCTAAAAAGAGTAAAGAGACATTTCGCAAAGAG atGTCCCAGTTCATAGTGCAATGTCTAAATCCTTATCGGAAGCCAGACTGCAAACTTGGACGCATCAGCAACACGGAAGACTTCAAACACCTGGCTAGAAAG CTAACTCACGGAGTTATGAATAAGGAGTTGAAAGCTTGCAACAATCCTGAGGACCTTGAGTGTAACGAGAATGTGAAGCACAAGACCAAGGAGTACATCAAGAAGTACATGCAGAGATTTGGCTCCGTGTACAGGCCCAAGGAGGACACAGAGGTGTACTAG
- the nradd gene encoding death domain-containing membrane protein NRADD — MRPFVICALLLLKVTLGDACASGQFTESGQCCSLCPSGFGVEVECGKEDTKCTPCPQGTFSSSEGLDRCLPCAKCPPSVPTVASCSATQDTQCECDNGFFFLSSHGLCAPCSKCTRGEGVTRECGPQGDRQCQICGPGTFSEERISTKPCQSCTQCSDSEVEIRACMPNSDTLCMDKKLHILSRPALEGPDGTHVSPRWPDEGEASPSPGTPKFTPQDDGGSNNILAYVSVLAAVVLGLLLYVAYKCWRSCKQKRALSKARAAELGTSPEGEKLQSDSGVFLDSHSLQDNQPSKGTKRDSKQDNRLYINLPPHRQEEVERLLQEGGGRGWRQLGAALGYEPEQLDLFGHGEAPAHTLLSNWAQKEGSTLGLLCSALARIERPDVVTVLNCPTQGVSVV, encoded by the exons GTTACTCTTGGAGATGCCTGTGCCAGTGGGCAGTTCACTGAATCAGGGCAGTGTTGCAGTCTGTGTCCCTCTGGCTTCGGGGTGGAGGTAGAGTGTGGGAAAGAGGATACCAAATGCACACCATGCCCTCAGG GAACATTTTCCTCATCTGAAGGCCTCGACCGTTGCCTTCCCTGTGCCAAGTGCCCACCCAGTGTCCCCACGGTGGCCTCTTGCTCCGCCACTCAAGACACACAATGTGAATGCGACAATGGCTTCTTCTTTTTGAGCAGCCACGGCCTGTGTGCGCCTTGCTCCAAGTGCACTCGTGGTGAGGGTGTTACCCGGGAGTGTGGCCCACAGGGAGACAGGCAGTGCCAGATCTGTGGCCCCGGAACATTTTCTGAGGAGCGTATTAGCACCAAACCCTGCCAGTCTTGCACCCAGTGCTCTGACAGCGAGGTGGAGATCCGAGCATGTATGCCCAACTCCGACACGCTCTGCATGG ATAAGAAGCTGCACATTCTGTCTCGTCCTGCTCTGGAGGGGCCCGATGGGACCCATGTTTCTCCTCGCTGGCCAGATGAAGGAGAGGCCAGTCCTTCCCCTGGAACGCCCAAGTTTACCCCGCAGGATGATGGTGGCAGCAACAACATTCTGGCCTACGTGTCTGTTCTGGCCGCCGTGGTGCTGGGTCTGCTTCTTTATGTGGCTTATAAATG CTGGAGATCATGTAAACAGAAGAGGGCTCTTTCTAAGGCCCGTGCGGCTGAGTTGGGAACATCTCCAGAGGGAGAAAAGCTCCAAAGTGACAGCGGTGTGTTTCTGGACTCTCACAGCCTACAGGACAACCAGCCCAGCAAAG GTACTAAGAGGGACAGCAAGCAGGACAATCGTCTGTACATCAACCTGCCCCcccacagacaggaggaggtggagcgcctcctgcaggagggagggggtcGGGGGTGGAGGCAGCTGGGAGCAGCGCTGGGCTATGAGCCTGAACAGCTGGACCTGTTTGGGCATGGAGAGGCCCCCGCTCACACGCTCCTCTCTAACTGGGCCCAGAAAGAAGGCTCCACTCTGGGACTGCTGTGTTCTGCACTGGCCCGCATCGAGAGGCCCGACGTGGTAACAGTTCTTAACTGCCCCACACAGGGTGTTTCTGTGGTCTGA